The proteins below come from a single Parcubacteria group bacterium genomic window:
- the rplF gene encoding 50S ribosomal protein L6 — protein sequence MSKIGKKLITIPAGVTVTLEGEVLKAKGPKGELSLNVHPEAKIEIAEDKITVKKAKEDGGSNAIWGLTRSLVNNIIIGVSAGYEKKLELQGVGFRMSIQGKKIVMALGFSHPVEVEIPDGIVAKLEDNNGLLISGIDKQAVGQFAANIKDLKKVEPYKGKGFRYAGEKVRRKAGKKAGAK from the coding sequence ATGAGTAAAATAGGAAAAAAATTAATCACCATCCCTGCTGGAGTGACCGTGACGCTGGAAGGCGAAGTTCTGAAGGCAAAAGGACCAAAAGGCGAACTGAGCCTGAATGTTCATCCAGAAGCGAAGATTGAAATTGCTGAGGATAAAATCACAGTAAAGAAGGCCAAGGAGGACGGTGGATCAAACGCGATCTGGGGATTGACGCGGTCGCTCGTGAATAATATCATCATTGGCGTAAGCGCTGGTTATGAAAAAAAACTCGAACTGCAGGGTGTTGGTTTTCGTATGAGCATCCAGGGGAAAAAGATCGTAATGGCGCTTGGTTTTTCTCATCCAGTCGAAGTGGAAATTCCTGACGGTATTGTAGCAAAATTGGAAGATAATAATGGACTTTTGATTAGCGGAATCGACAAGCAAGCAGTGGGACAATTTGCCGCCAACATCAAAGACCTTAAGAAAGTTGAGCCATATAAAGGAAAAGGTTTCCGTTATGCAGGAGAAAAAGTGAGACGAAAAGCCGGAAAGAAAGCAGGAGCTAAATAG
- the rpmC gene encoding 50S ribosomal protein L29 gives MKIKELKEKNTNELKKLLAEKEEGIRKFRFELATKQVKGTRQIRTVKRDVARILTLISQENKLA, from the coding sequence ATGAAAATCAAGGAATTGAAAGAAAAGAATACTAATGAACTCAAGAAGCTTCTTGCTGAAAAAGAAGAAGGTATTCGCAAATTCAGATTTGAATTGGCAACCAAGCAAGTGAAAGGCACACGGCAAATCAGAACAGTCAAGCGCGATGTTGCGAGAATTCTCACTCTAATTAGCCAAGAAAATAAGTTAGCGTAA
- the rplN gene encoding 50S ribosomal protein L14, which yields MIQAESKLNVADNSGAKVIKCFKVLGGSRRRFAQLGDIIVASVKSAEPRGMVKKGDKVRAVIVRQRKEFRRKDGSYIRFDENAAVIVEAKEPKGTRIFGPIAREIRDKGYAKIASLAPEVL from the coding sequence ATGATACAAGCAGAATCAAAATTAAATGTAGCTGACAATAGCGGAGCGAAAGTCATCAAGTGTTTCAAGGTACTTGGCGGAAGTCGCCGAAGATTTGCGCAGCTTGGGGACATTATTGTCGCGAGCGTAAAATCAGCTGAACCGCGCGGAATGGTCAAAAAAGGTGACAAGGTCCGAGCCGTGATTGTCCGTCAAAGAAAAGAATTTCGCCGAAAAGATGGATCCTATATCCGGTTTGATGAAAATGCTGCAGTGATTGTGGAAGCAAAAGAACCAAAAGGCACCCGTATTTTTGGACCGATTGCCCGAGAGATCAGAGATAAGGGATATGCAAAGATCGCCTCTCTTGCACCGGAAGTTTTATAA
- the rplR gene encoding 50S ribosomal protein L18 → MNTISQNKLRLHRKRRVRAKISGTTSVPRLSVFRSLLSMKAQVIDDIAMKTLVAADTKEAKVKNDVAGAKAVGMLVAKKCAEQKITQVVFDRAGYRYHGKVKALAEGAREGGLKF, encoded by the coding sequence ATGAATACGATCAGCCAAAATAAATTAAGACTGCACCGCAAAAGACGCGTACGTGCCAAAATTTCTGGAACTACTAGCGTGCCACGACTAAGCGTTTTTCGCAGCTTGCTTTCAATGAAAGCACAGGTAATTGATGATATTGCGATGAAGACACTCGTCGCTGCAGATACTAAAGAAGCGAAAGTGAAAAACGATGTGGCTGGCGCGAAAGCGGTGGGAATGCTTGTGGCGAAGAAATGCGCCGAGCAGAAAATTACTCAAGTTGTTTTTGATCGGGCAGGATACCGCTATCATGGAAAAGTGAAAGCTTTGGCGGAAGGTGCGCGCGAAGGCGGCTTAAAATTTTAA
- the map gene encoding type I methionyl aminopeptidase codes for MIIIKSKKEIELMREGGQLLGQIMERLGEIIVPGQNTFEINKLARKLVFDSGGFPIFEGYGEPGNTFPAAVCTSINNEIVHGIPKKSRIIREGDLVKLDIGMKYKGMITDMARTFPAGKIGSEAQEILDATKKCLDEGIKIIKSGAKLTDYGKAVESCAKAHGFSVVRDLVGHGVGRELHEDPQIPNYLTHMREIVLQEGMTLALEPMINAGTHYIKIMKDGWTYATKDGKLSAHFEDTVVVTKNGVEILTRV; via the coding sequence ATGATAATTATAAAGTCAAAAAAAGAAATAGAGTTGATGCGGGAAGGCGGGCAACTGCTGGGTCAAATTATGGAGCGTTTGGGCGAAATAATTGTGCCTGGGCAAAATACTTTTGAGATTAACAAGCTCGCGAGAAAGCTTGTTTTTGATAGTGGCGGTTTTCCGATTTTTGAAGGTTATGGTGAACCGGGCAATACTTTTCCAGCGGCGGTTTGCACTTCTATCAACAATGAAATTGTACATGGCATTCCTAAAAAAAGTAGAATTATCCGTGAAGGTGATTTGGTGAAATTGGATATTGGGATGAAATATAAAGGGATGATTACAGATATGGCAAGGACATTCCCGGCGGGAAAAATTGGGAGTGAAGCGCAAGAAATATTAGACGCAACTAAAAAATGTTTGGATGAAGGCATAAAAATAATCAAATCCGGCGCAAAGCTGACTGATTATGGCAAGGCGGTGGAGAGTTGTGCCAAGGCGCATGGGTTTTCGGTTGTGCGCGATTTGGTCGGGCACGGAGTGGGGAGAGAATTGCACGAAGATCCCCAAATTCCCAACTATTTGACGCATATGCGCGAAATCGTTTTGCAAGAAGGGATGACGTTGGCGCTGGAACCGATGATTAATGCCGGGACGCATTACATAAAGATAATGAAAGACGGTTGGACTTATGCGACAAAAGACGGAAAACTGAGTGCACATTTTGAAGATACGGTTGTGGTGACGAAAAATGGGGTGGAGATTTTGACGAGGGTTTAA
- a CDS encoding nucleoside monophosphate kinase, translated as MNVVILGPQGSGKGTQAKLMAEKFGLDHFDTGRALRQIALLDTPLGHEVNEIVMVRKELVPSRLLREVLHIRLNDLGREQGIVFDGVPRNVEQAGYFEEALQEFGRKIDRVIFVDISQEESLKRIGKRYSCEKCKEAVILKEDTAEVCAECGGRLIQRADDTREGIEKRLGIFRAETIPVIEYFEKKNLVSRIGGAQSVEKVFEDILKVL; from the coding sequence ATGAACGTAGTGATATTGGGTCCGCAAGGATCAGGTAAAGGGACGCAGGCAAAACTAATGGCTGAAAAATTTGGTCTCGATCATTTTGATACGGGGCGGGCTTTGCGTCAGATTGCTCTTTTGGATACGCCCTTAGGGCATGAAGTGAACGAAATCGTCATGGTTAGAAAGGAGCTGGTTCCGAGCCGGCTTCTTAGGGAAGTGTTGCATATCCGACTTAATGATCTTGGGCGCGAGCAAGGAATTGTTTTTGACGGCGTACCAAGAAATGTTGAGCAGGCAGGTTATTTTGAGGAAGCACTACAAGAATTTGGTCGAAAAATTGATCGGGTGATTTTTGTGGATATTTCGCAAGAGGAATCTTTAAAGCGAATCGGAAAACGCTATTCTTGCGAAAAATGCAAAGAAGCGGTAATCTTAAAAGAGGATACTGCGGAAGTTTGTGCTGAATGCGGAGGAAGATTGATCCAGCGAGCGGACGATACAAGGGAGGGGATCGAAAAAAGGCTGGGAATTTTCAGAGCAGAAACAATTCCAGTCATTGAATATTTTGAAAAAAAGAATTTAGTCTCCAGGATCGGTGGAGCGCAGAGTGTGGAAAAAGTATTTGAGGATATTTTAAAAGTTTTATGA
- the rplP gene encoding 50S ribosomal protein L16 → MLMPKKVKHRKVQRGGAIRGNAMRGNSISFGSFGLKAVGASLVSSRQIEAARRAMTRYVQRGGKIWIRIFPDKPMTKKGDETPMGKGKGAVDHFVAVVKPGTVMFEMDGVKREIAKEAMRLAAHKLNLKTKFVTKEE, encoded by the coding sequence ATGTTGATGCCAAAGAAAGTAAAACATAGAAAGGTGCAGCGCGGCGGAGCGATCCGTGGCAATGCAATGCGGGGAAACTCAATCAGTTTTGGCAGTTTTGGATTGAAAGCAGTCGGTGCTAGTCTAGTATCTTCTCGGCAGATCGAAGCGGCTCGTCGCGCGATGACCCGTTATGTGCAAAGAGGAGGCAAGATTTGGATCCGAATTTTTCCGGACAAACCGATGACAAAAAAAGGCGATGAGACTCCGATGGGTAAAGGAAAAGGAGCAGTTGATCATTTTGTCGCTGTAGTGAAACCGGGAACAGTGATGTTTGAGATGGATGGAGTGAAACGAGAAATCGCCAAGGAAGCGATGCGACTGGCGGCTCATAAATTGAATTTGAAAACTAAGTTTGTCACTAAAGAGGAATAA
- the rpsH gene encoding 30S ribosomal protein S8: protein MLDPISEMLTKIRNAQMAQHKTVTISASKLKMALAKILEKEGFVSGVTKEKQGDFDVIKIVLKYYTISNTNKTPAIKGIRRISKEGQRIYVKSKDVKSVKNNYGVALISTSRGVMTDHDAKKTGLGGEYICEVW, encoded by the coding sequence ATGTTGGATCCAATCTCGGAAATGTTAACCAAAATTAGGAACGCTCAGATGGCGCAGCACAAGACTGTTACGATTAGTGCGTCTAAGCTGAAAATGGCCTTGGCTAAAATTCTGGAAAAAGAAGGTTTTGTTTCGGGCGTCACCAAAGAAAAGCAAGGTGATTTCGATGTGATCAAGATTGTTTTGAAATATTATACCATTTCCAATACGAACAAAACTCCAGCCATCAAGGGAATCAGACGAATCAGCAAAGAAGGTCAACGGATCTATGTCAAAAGCAAAGACGTGAAGAGCGTCAAGAATAATTATGGTGTAGCACTTATCTCGACCTCCAGGGGAGTAATGACTGATCATGATGCAAAAAAAACAGGATTGGGCGGAGAGTATATTTGTGAGGTTTGGTAA
- the rplE gene encoding 50S ribosomal protein L5 yields MSKIYEKYKTEVAAEMKKNLGLKNDLQVPKIEKVVVNVGIGKFIKDSALVADIFNSLKAITGQKPVMTKAKQSIAGFKTREGLEIGIKVTLRGKRKWDFLEKLVGASIPRIRDFHGIKVGAVDKGGNLNLGIKEHLIFPEIMPEQVKTTFGMQVNVVTNAKNQEKGMMLFRLMGFPIEKKDTK; encoded by the coding sequence ATGTCCAAAATTTACGAAAAATATAAGACCGAAGTGGCGGCTGAGATGAAGAAGAATCTTGGTTTGAAAAACGATTTGCAAGTACCAAAGATCGAAAAAGTCGTTGTGAATGTCGGAATCGGAAAATTCATCAAAGACTCGGCGCTGGTGGCTGATATTTTCAATTCGCTAAAAGCGATTACTGGGCAAAAACCAGTCATGACCAAAGCCAAGCAATCAATTGCTGGTTTCAAAACCCGTGAAGGATTGGAGATTGGAATCAAGGTCACTCTGCGAGGAAAAAGAAAGTGGGATTTTTTGGAAAAATTAGTCGGTGCTTCAATCCCGCGTATCCGCGATTTTCATGGAATTAAGGTTGGCGCAGTGGACAAGGGCGGTAATCTCAATCTTGGAATCAAAGAACATTTGATTTTCCCGGAGATTATGCCAGAACAAGTCAAGACCACTTTTGGAATGCAGGTGAATGTGGTGACAAATGCTAAAAATCAAGAAAAGGGGATGATGCTGTTTCGACTGATGGGATTCCCGATTGAAAAAAAGGATACGAAATAA
- the rplO gene encoding 50S ribosomal protein L15: MLRQDLQMSQPRKKKKNLGRGGKKGTYSGKGNKGQKARSGAHVDPLFEGGRSTLIDHMKKKRGFTSRMKKRSIVQIADIEKNFENGAIISVESLVNMKLVARKNIPLGIKVLGNAKLTKKFVFEKDIFISETVKKVVVDAGGEIKVEEKIEDKK, encoded by the coding sequence ATGTTACGACAAGACTTACAAATGAGCCAGCCGAGGAAGAAGAAAAAGAATCTCGGACGTGGAGGAAAAAAAGGAACTTATTCCGGCAAGGGGAATAAAGGTCAAAAGGCGCGTTCTGGTGCCCACGTCGATCCTTTGTTTGAAGGCGGACGCTCGACACTGATCGATCACATGAAGAAAAAGCGGGGCTTTACTTCAAGGATGAAAAAAAGAAGCATCGTACAGATTGCTGACATCGAGAAGAATTTTGAAAATGGTGCTATAATCAGCGTAGAGTCTTTGGTCAATATGAAATTGGTTGCACGAAAGAATATTCCTTTGGGAATTAAAGTTCTTGGAAATGCAAAGTTGACGAAAAAATTTGTCTTTGAGAAAGATATCTTTATCAGTGAGACAGTGAAAAAAGTAGTTGTGGATGCTGGTGGAGAAATTAAAGTTGAGGAGAAAATTGAGGATAAGAAATAG
- the rpsE gene encoding 30S ribosomal protein S5 has product MAKNDRKFKGKKEKPEFEQKLLDLARVTRVVKGGRRFRFRATLVIGNRKGKVGVGVGKGSDVTDAIGKAFDDAKKNMITVAIKNNTIAHAVEHKKGSAKVILKPAKEGRSIVAGGAVRAVVDFAGIRDIVSKSLGTANKLNVARATVEALGMLSASKTRKERIATLLR; this is encoded by the coding sequence ATGGCAAAGAACGATCGAAAATTTAAGGGAAAAAAAGAGAAGCCGGAATTTGAACAGAAACTTCTGGACTTGGCTCGGGTTACCCGCGTGGTAAAAGGCGGAAGACGTTTTCGTTTTCGCGCGACACTGGTGATTGGAAATCGCAAGGGTAAGGTGGGCGTCGGAGTCGGCAAAGGATCGGATGTGACGGATGCAATCGGAAAAGCTTTTGATGATGCGAAGAAAAATATGATTACGGTTGCTATCAAGAACAATACGATCGCTCATGCCGTTGAGCATAAGAAAGGCAGTGCGAAGGTGATTTTGAAACCGGCCAAAGAAGGACGAAGTATCGTGGCCGGAGGAGCGGTACGCGCCGTAGTGGATTTTGCCGGAATTCGGGATATCGTTTCGAAATCTTTGGGAACTGCCAATAAGTTGAATGTGGCAAGAGCAACAGTGGAAGCGTTGGGAATGCTCAGCGCGTCAAAGACACGAAAAGAGAGAATTGCGACCCTCCTTCGCTAA
- a CDS encoding type Z 30S ribosomal protein S14, with product MAKLSVEARAKKKPKFSTRIVRRCWKCGRKHGYMRKFDLCRICFRELASTGQLPGVKRSSW from the coding sequence ATGGCTAAATTATCAGTTGAAGCTAGAGCAAAAAAGAAACCGAAATTTTCCACCCGCATCGTGAGACGCTGTTGGAAATGCGGAAGAAAGCATGGGTATATGCGCAAGTTTGATCTTTGCCGAATCTGCTTTCGGGAACTCGCTAGCACCGGACAATTGCCAGGTGTGAAGCGGTCAAGTTGGTAG
- the rplX gene encoding 50S ribosomal protein L24, whose translation MKIKKNDLVKMLAGKDSGKTGKVLRVYPTEQKVVVDGLNLLKKHNKPRKEGEKGQRVEIPRKIDISNAMVVCPKCGKAARIGYKTEGDKKIRVCNKCKAEI comes from the coding sequence ATGAAGATTAAGAAAAACGATTTAGTCAAGATGCTCGCAGGAAAAGACAGCGGAAAAACTGGAAAAGTTTTGCGTGTTTATCCGACTGAACAAAAGGTGGTGGTGGATGGACTCAATCTGCTCAAGAAACATAATAAGCCAAGAAAAGAGGGAGAGAAAGGGCAAAGAGTAGAAATCCCAAGAAAAATCGATATCTCCAATGCGATGGTGGTTTGTCCTAAATGTGGAAAAGCGGCACGGATCGGATATAAGACAGAAGGAGATAAGAAAATCCGCGTGTGTAATAAATGTAAGGCAGAAATTTAA
- the rpsQ gene encoding 30S ribosomal protein S17, translated as MESPKVEKNKIITRKKGVVVSDKMQKTIVVAVDTLKTHPKYKKKYRSTKKYKAHDEENKYKIGDAVEIVPCKPMSKDKNYVVV; from the coding sequence ATGGAAAGTCCAAAAGTTGAAAAAAATAAGATCATCACTCGCAAGAAAGGCGTGGTTGTTTCTGATAAGATGCAAAAAACGATCGTGGTAGCAGTGGACACGCTAAAGACTCATCCTAAATACAAGAAAAAATACCGTTCAACCAAGAAATATAAAGCGCATGATGAGGAGAATAAATACAAGATCGGGGATGCGGTTGAGATTGTGCCTTGCAAACCGATGAGCAAGGATAAGAATTATGTAGTCGTGTAG
- the rpsC gene encoding 30S ribosomal protein S3, with product MGHKVNPVGLRLGITQDWKSKWFSKRDYNKNLKQDIEIRLEVMKKWKAAFIGEVEIERSQAAVKIIIKTARPGVLIGRGGSGVEDIKHYIQNTFFKSDRKGDLRIEIQEIKNFEENAMIVAQNVAEQLEKRIPFRRAMKMMLEQAMKNSTIKGVKIEMSGRLGGAEMSRREWLSKGTLPLHTLRANIDFARATAFTTYGAIGVKAWLYKGEVFDTKKTN from the coding sequence ATGGGACATAAAGTAAATCCAGTTGGACTGCGCTTGGGGATCACTCAAGATTGGAAATCCAAATGGTTCAGCAAAAGAGATTATAATAAAAACCTCAAACAAGATATTGAGATCCGCTTGGAAGTGATGAAAAAATGGAAAGCGGCTTTCATCGGTGAAGTGGAAATTGAAAGATCCCAAGCTGCGGTAAAAATTATCATCAAGACTGCCCGCCCAGGAGTGCTCATCGGACGCGGAGGTAGTGGAGTGGAAGATATCAAACATTACATCCAGAATACTTTTTTCAAAAGTGACCGTAAGGGAGATTTGCGGATAGAAATTCAGGAAATCAAGAATTTTGAAGAAAACGCGATGATTGTTGCACAAAATGTGGCAGAGCAGTTGGAAAAAAGAATCCCGTTCCGCCGTGCGATGAAGATGATGCTGGAACAAGCGATGAAAAATAGTACGATCAAGGGAGTGAAGATTGAAATGTCCGGACGATTGGGTGGTGCTGAAATGTCCCGCCGAGAATGGTTGTCCAAAGGAACATTGCCATTGCACACATTGCGAGCGAACATCGATTTTGCCAGAGCGACAGCGTTTACGACCTATGGAGCGATTGGAGTGAAAGCTTGGCTCTATAAGGGAGAAGTGTTTGATACTAAAAAAACGAATTAA
- the secY gene encoding preprotein translocase subunit SecY, with translation MLAKITQIFRIKELRNKIFFILALLVVFRLAANIPIPGVDQDKLKMFFESNQLFGLLNLFSGRGLSSISLVMLGVGPYITASIIMQLLTMIVPSLEKIYKEEGEAGRQKFNQWTRWATVPLAAMQTFGMIALFRSQGIIAATGAMSVISMMVIATAGTIFLMWLGELITEKGVGNGVSLIIFAGIVSGIPSTIAKTYATADSSQIFTYLILGVILIAAIAAVVFMTEGQRNMPVSYAKRIKGNKMYGGTSTHLPLRINQAGVIPIIFALSIMLFPGMIANFLTKSSNGTIANIAVKMSALFSPSNWFYWLFYFILVVAFTYFYTAVVFDPNKIAESLQKQGGYILGIRPGKNTADYLYRIMNRITLSGAVFLGLIAILPFFVESFTNIGSVSIGGTGLLIVVSVVIETIKQVQGQLAMRDYEGF, from the coding sequence ATGTTAGCTAAAATCACTCAAATCTTTCGGATTAAGGAACTTCGGAACAAGATATTTTTTATCTTGGCGCTTTTGGTTGTGTTTCGCTTGGCGGCGAATATTCCGATTCCGGGTGTTGATCAAGACAAGTTGAAGATGTTTTTTGAGAGCAATCAACTTTTTGGACTTTTGAACCTCTTTTCTGGTCGTGGACTTTCCAGTATTTCGCTCGTTATGCTCGGAGTCGGGCCATATATTACGGCTTCAATTATTATGCAACTTTTGACGATGATTGTGCCATCACTCGAGAAAATCTATAAAGAAGAAGGTGAAGCGGGACGGCAGAAATTCAATCAATGGACGCGCTGGGCAACAGTGCCATTGGCGGCAATGCAGACTTTCGGAATGATTGCCCTTTTTCGTTCACAGGGAATCATCGCAGCGACTGGCGCAATGAGCGTGATTTCGATGATGGTGATTGCGACAGCTGGTACGATATTTTTGATGTGGTTGGGCGAACTGATCACAGAAAAAGGCGTCGGCAATGGTGTATCGCTGATTATCTTTGCCGGAATCGTTTCAGGAATTCCTTCCACGATTGCCAAAACTTATGCGACAGCTGACTCGTCACAAATTTTTACTTATTTGATCCTGGGTGTGATTTTAATTGCGGCGATTGCGGCGGTGGTGTTTATGACCGAAGGCCAGCGTAATATGCCAGTTTCTTATGCCAAGCGTATCAAAGGCAACAAAATGTATGGCGGAACTTCGACCCATTTGCCACTGCGCATCAATCAGGCTGGTGTGATTCCGATTATTTTTGCACTTTCCATCATGCTTTTTCCGGGCATGATTGCCAATTTTCTGACCAAAAGTTCTAATGGTACCATTGCCAATATCGCCGTCAAAATGAGTGCGCTGTTTTCTCCGAGTAATTGGTTTTATTGGTTGTTCTATTTCATCTTGGTCGTCGCTTTTACTTATTTCTACACCGCTGTTGTATTTGATCCGAACAAAATCGCCGAGAGTTTGCAAAAACAGGGTGGCTATATTTTGGGAATCAGACCGGGCAAAAACACGGCTGATTATCTTTACCGGATCATGAATCGTATCACCCTTTCCGGTGCGGTTTTTCTCGGGCTAATCGCCATCCTGCCTTTTTTTGTGGAAAGCTTTACCAATATTGGTTCGGTTTCTATTGGTGGTACGGGGTTGCTCATCGTTGTTTCTGTCGTCATTGAAACGATCAAGCAAGTGCAAGGGCAACTGGCGATGCGGGATTATGAAGGATTTTAA